TTTACGATCTAAGCGATGAATTGTATAGACATGCTGACCAATTTGATCTCGGAGAATTTGCAATGCAAACTCTTCCGCATTAGCCGCTATTTTACTGCGATGAACCAAAAGACCGTGGGGTTTATTGATCACCACCAGATGGTCATCGCGGTATAGTATTTCTAAATCCAATAATTTAGATTACTGATTTCTTTTAGCGTTGATAACAAAACCAATGGTACCTGTAAATTCTGTAAACCAGAATGTTTGCATGGCTCTATCTGTTGGATTATCTCCGGTAGTTAGGATATCCTGCATGCTAATGAATCCATTTTTCCATTCTGCATTGAAAGTTAAATGTTTCCATAAAACAGCTTGAAGCCCCACTTTACCAGATAAACCATAACCCGCAACATGGAATTCATCGTAACGATCGTAGCCCATTAATGTAACGTTAGAACGAGGTACCAATAATCCAAATCCAGGGCCTGCATAATAATTGATACTATGCTTATCATTGAATTGATAGATGTTACCATGATATTCTAATTCAATACTTCCATAATTGAGACCATCAGTATGTTCAAACATCAAGAATTCTGATGTTAATTCCTGAGGTTGACGGTTATAAGCTCCATTGTATTCTCCATTCGGGATATTAATATAACCTTCCATAGCCACATACTGGTTTTGTTGCATCACATATTTCATATGGTCGGTACCTATAGAAATAGACCAACGATCAGCAAAGAAATACCCAAATCGTAAATTCCATTGCGGAATAGATAGGTTTGCAGGATTAAAATACAGATCGAAATCAAATGGAGTAGGACGGTCGTTGGCTTTTACATCATATATGGTAAAATTATAGTTCTGTCCTACAAATGAGATATCAGACTTAGAATACGCAGATACATTGTATCCCCAGTATCCGTAAATTTGATTTTTGCGACTATACTTTTGATTCCATCCTTGTTGCGCTTGAGCGGTATAACCCAAAATCAAAAGGAAAATAACGATATATGATTTTTTCATTTTGCTTTATAAAAGAATTCGCAAATATAATTGTTGATTGTATTGAGAATATGACTTTTATACATAAAACCAAATCAAAATCACATAGATTGTTTTGGTAATGACAAATTGAACCAAATAAAATTTGATGTTGCTACTTATTTTTCTTGTCCTTCTTTTTCTTTTTGCCTTTAGATTCTTCTTCGGTTTCCGGCTCAGCAGGTTGCGGTAAATTAAAACTGATCGGAAGCGTATATTTCACTTCAACAGGGTTTCCTTCACTGTCGTAACCTGGAGTCCAGGCAGGCATCATTTCAACCAGACGTTTGGCTTCTTCATTACATCCATGTCCGGGACCTCTCAAGACATTAACATGATCAATGGAACCGTCTTTCATGACCATAAAGGCGACATAGGCACGTCCCTGAATTCCATTTGCTTTAGCTTCTGTAGGGTAGACAAAGTGAGTGGAGATAAACTTGTGCATTTCTTCCTTGCCGCCAGGAAAACTTGGATATACGACTGGTCTGGGTGGCAATCCCAATGCCTTTGTGATGGAGTCTTGTTTCTTTTTAAGATCCGCGGTGGTCATTGTAGTTGTAGTGGTGGTGTCTGTCTTTTGCGAAGCGGTATCTTGAATATCCTGAGCGTTGAGTTGGATAAATGGGAAAAGTATTGTTAGTATTATCAGTGTGTGTTTCATGATCTAAAATAGAAAGTTGGTTGTTGTTTTGAGTTGAATAAAAAAATCCCATCAGTCTGTAGAAAGACCAATGGGATTTAATAACATTATTTTGAATAGTGCTTAGATGTGAATACACTCATCGTAAGCATCAGCAGCAGCTTCCATAATCGCTTCACTCATAGTTGGGTGAGGATAAACAGTAGTGATGATTTCGTGTCCGGTAGTTTCCAGTTTACGGATTGAAACTAAATCAGCCACCATTTCAGTTACATTATAACCGATCATATGACCACCTAATAACTCTCCGTACTTTGCATCAAAGATCAATTTAACGAAACCTTCGTTATGACCTGCAGCAGATGCTTTACCTGATGCAGAGAATGGGAATTTACCTACTTTGATATCGTAACCAGCTTCTTTAGCCGCTTTTTCTGTCATACCTACAGAAGCGATTTCAGGAGTAGTATAAGTACATCCAGGGATGTTTCCTTTATCGATTGGTTTTGGATCTAACCCGGCCATTTTCTCAACAGCAACGATTCCTTCGTGTGATGCCACGTGAGCTAGAGCAGCACCAGGAACGATGTCACCAATTGCCCAAACACCAGGAATGTTAGTTTGACCATACTCGTCAACCAATACTTTTCCTCCGTCAGTTGCTACACCTACATCTTCTAAACCGATGTTTTCAATATTAGAAACTACACCTACAGCAGAAAGAACAACATCAGCATTTACAACTTCTTCGCCTTTCTTAGTTTTGATCGTCACTTTACATTGATCACCAGAAGTATCTACTGATTCCACAGAAGAGTTAACCATCACTTTCATTTTTGATTTCTTAAATGAACGTGCTAAAGCTTTAGAAACTTCTTCATCTTCTACAGGAACGATGTTTGGCATATACTCAACTAAAGTTACTTCAGTTCCCATTGTATGGTAGAAGTAAGCAAACTCAGAACCAATGGCACCAGAACCAACAATTACCATTGATTTTGGCAATTCAGGTAATGTTAACGCTTCTCTATATCCAATAATTTTCTTTCCATCTTGTGGCAAGTTAGGTAATTGACGAGAACGTGCACCAGTAGCTAAAACGATATTTTTAGCTTCATATTCCGTTACTTTGTCGTCAGTATCAGTTACAGCAATTTTATTTGCAGCGACTAATTTACCAAACCCGTTAATCACATCGATTTTATTTTTTTTCATCAAAAACTCGATTCCTTTGCTCATTTTATCCGCAACACCACGGCTTCTATCAACAACTTTAGAGAAATCGAATTCAATGCTTTGAGATTTTAATCCGTAAGCTTCTGCATGAACCATGCTTTCATAAACGCTTGCTGACTTTAATAACGCTTTTGTTGGGATACACCCCCAGTTTAAACAAATACCGCCAAGCTCAGCTTTTTCAATAACAGCTGTTTTAAGCCCTAATTGAGAAGCTCTAATCGCAGCAACATATCCACCAGGTCCACTTCCTAGTACTAAAACATCGTAATTCATGTTGATAATAATTTTAAAAGTTTGGGCGTCAAAATTAACTCTTTTGACAGAAGGTTTGATTCAAATTCGCAAGAATATTTATTTAAGTTTGTGCATCATCAAAAATCCTGAGAAATGTTGCAATTACAAGTCCGGTATCAAGAATCATATTCCCGCTTACATTTACTGTTAAGAACCTTTTTTGGAGCGTTTTATATTTACATCCCACATATGTTTGTGTTATTGTTTGTGTTGCTGTGGTCAAAGATTCTATGGATTTATGCTACCTTTTATATTTTGATTAAGGGAAGATATCCGGCAAACGTATGGGATTATCAAATGGGAGTAATGGACTGGTTGGCCAGATTACATTTGAGTTCGTATAATCTAAGAGATGATTATCCTGTTTTTGGGGTCAATAAGGAAGTAGAATATTTAAAGATTACAGCCTCATATAATGAAACACCTAACAGAGCAAGCGTATTGATTCGTTTTATCTTCATTTCAATCATGATATTACCACATGTTTTTGTATGGACATTCAGGAATTTGTGGAGTGGGATTCTAACATTTCTGGCATTTTTTGCAGTATTATTTACAGGGAAATATCCGGAAAACTGGTTTCACTTTAATATCGGAACTCTGCGTTGGGTAATGCGTTTGATGGCGTATCAGAATTACATTTTTGATACATATCCACCTTTTACAGGAAAAGAATAGGCATGGAAGAAAATTACTTGGAAATCAATAAGAAAACGTGGAATAATAGAACTGAAGTTCA
This genomic interval from bacterium SCSIO 12643 contains the following:
- a CDS encoding energy transducer TonB; translated protein: MKHTLIILTILFPFIQLNAQDIQDTASQKTDTTTTTTMTTADLKKKQDSITKALGLPPRPVVYPSFPGGKEEMHKFISTHFVYPTEAKANGIQGRAYVAFMVMKDGSIDHVNVLRGPGHGCNEEAKRLVEMMPAWTPGYDSEGNPVEVKYTLPISFNLPQPAEPETEEESKGKKKKKDKKNK
- the lpdA gene encoding dihydrolipoyl dehydrogenase, giving the protein MNYDVLVLGSGPGGYVAAIRASQLGLKTAVIEKAELGGICLNWGCIPTKALLKSASVYESMVHAEAYGLKSQSIEFDFSKVVDRSRGVADKMSKGIEFLMKKNKIDVINGFGKLVAANKIAVTDTDDKVTEYEAKNIVLATGARSRQLPNLPQDGKKIIGYREALTLPELPKSMVIVGSGAIGSEFAYFYHTMGTEVTLVEYMPNIVPVEDEEVSKALARSFKKSKMKVMVNSSVESVDTSGDQCKVTIKTKKGEEVVNADVVLSAVGVVSNIENIGLEDVGVATDGGKVLVDEYGQTNIPGVWAIGDIVPGAALAHVASHEGIVAVEKMAGLDPKPIDKGNIPGCTYTTPEIASVGMTEKAAKEAGYDIKVGKFPFSASGKASAAGHNEGFVKLIFDAKYGELLGGHMIGYNVTEMVADLVSIRKLETTGHEIITTVYPHPTMSEAIMEAAADAYDECIHI
- a CDS encoding DUF4389 domain-containing protein — translated: MFVLLFVLLWSKILWIYATFYILIKGRYPANVWDYQMGVMDWLARLHLSSYNLRDDYPVFGVNKEVEYLKITASYNETPNRASVLIRFIFISIMILPHVFVWTFRNLWSGILTFLAFFAVLFTGKYPENWFHFNIGTLRWVMRLMAYQNYIFDTYPPFTGKE